In Prosthecobacter vanneervenii, one DNA window encodes the following:
- a CDS encoding tetratricopeptide repeat protein: MKAILTAAVLLLAGPVWANFAEMVKQGDAYDAQYKPEAALQFYLPAEKLNPNDAALLVKIARQYIYLMIGLPDKAARLKSGRTGLAYAERAVKIAPNESDPHLAVAICLGKITQLVSNREGVEASFKIKTAAETAIKLNPKSDYAWHVLGRWHQELAEIGGLTRAVAYIVYGGLPSASYDESVRCFQKAIALNPRRLIHYVELGRTYAFMGRKEEARKLIQQGLAMPSSEMDDAETKERGQKTLAEL, from the coding sequence ATGAAAGCCATTCTGACAGCGGCGGTCCTGCTGCTGGCAGGACCTGTGTGGGCAAACTTCGCCGAGATGGTGAAGCAGGGAGATGCGTATGATGCGCAGTACAAGCCGGAGGCTGCGCTGCAGTTCTATCTCCCCGCCGAAAAGCTCAATCCGAATGATGCCGCGCTGCTGGTGAAGATCGCACGGCAGTACATTTATCTTATGATCGGGCTGCCAGACAAAGCCGCCCGGCTCAAGTCAGGCCGCACCGGGCTGGCCTACGCCGAGCGTGCCGTCAAGATTGCTCCCAACGAGTCCGACCCCCACCTCGCAGTCGCCATCTGTTTGGGCAAGATCACGCAGCTTGTGAGCAATCGAGAAGGAGTGGAGGCCTCCTTCAAGATCAAGACGGCGGCGGAAACGGCGATCAAGCTCAACCCCAAAAGCGACTACGCCTGGCATGTGCTAGGGCGCTGGCATCAGGAGCTGGCGGAGATCGGCGGCCTGACGCGTGCAGTGGCCTACATCGTGTATGGTGGACTGCCGAGCGCATCCTATGATGAATCCGTGCGCTGCTTTCAAAAGGCCATCGCCCTAAATCCGAGGCGCCTCATTCACTACGTCGAGCTGGGCCGCACCTACGCTTTCATGGGGCGCAAGGAGGAGGCCAGAAAGCTCATCCAGCAGGGTCTCGCCATGCCGAGCAGCGAGATGGATGATGCGGAGACGAAGGAGCGTGGGCAGAAGACGCTGGCAG